Proteins encoded by one window of Mercenaria mercenaria strain notata chromosome 4, MADL_Memer_1, whole genome shotgun sequence:
- the LOC123552537 gene encoding uncharacterized protein LOC123552537 isoform X2 encodes MLYNNFQFTSYCTEQKRNMQSEGIGLLGRSQSVQETCCGPRIVWQGLTKKERRLFIFFITVTILCLTAAVAISIIRMTQLDHNSAKFTFCIVIVINAVSCMVFAILGPIFQRSSDFMIIIPAFGTGFIIAIIDGVDNWNKDSSFTKTSIILFCTSSVIAILVAIFKLVRYMMCNRMAMVSAGTSPHAQKLHVYKNSFRSVLLYDVQISFSVMALLWPEGPHFDLGDRIVILPAAAASIIMCIIGYIIVKIDERPKCYICLWFMYGVLWLGNLGFGLFMITEASLDMRNRGKTLAQDGIYIVALVICSVSIILRIVTAALCYKLLVGWKRRDTIQSDDVIL; translated from the exons ATGTTATACAATAATTTTCAGTTCACATCTTACTGCACAGAACAGAAGAGGAATATGCAGTCGGAAGGTATAGGCTTACTGGGGAGGTCTCAATCGGTGCAGGAAACATGCTGCGGACCG CGAATTGTTTGGCAGGGCCTCACGAAAAAGGAACGCAGACtgttcatatttttcataacagTGACCATTCTGTGTTTGACAGCAGCCGTGGCAATAAGCATTATCCGAATGACGCAGCTTGACCACAACAGTGCTAAGTTTACCTTTTGCATTGTTATAGTCATAAATGCcg TTTCCTGTATGGTTTTTGCAATTCTTGGGCCAATTTTCCAACGCTCTTCGGATTTCATGATAATTATACCTGCATTTGGTACTGGATTCATAATTGCTATAATTGATGGGGTGGATAATTGGAATAAGGACTCGAGTTTTACAAAG ACGAGTATTATCTTGTTCTGCACGAGCAGTGTAATTGCAATACTAGTGGCGATCTTCAAACTGGTCAGGTACATGATGTGCAACAGAATGGCTATGGTATCAGCTGGTACGTCACCTCATGCACAGAAGCTTCATGTATATAAGAACTCATTCCGGAGTGTCCTTCTGTACGATGTTCAAATATCG TTCTCAGTGATGGCTTTGCTGTGGCCGGAAGGACCACATTTTGACCTTGGCGATAGGATTGTCATCCTCCCCGCAGCAGCAGCTAGCATTATCATGTGCATTATAGGGTATATAATT GTCAAAATAGATGAGAGGCCAAAGTGTTATATTTGTTTATGGTTCATGTATGGCGTTTTATGGCTGGGAAATTTGGGATTTGGTTTATTCATGATTACTGAA GCATCATTAGACATGAGAAACAGGGGGAAAACGTTGGCACAAGATGGAATTTACATTGTAGCTCTGGTTATATGTTCCGTGTCTATCATACTCAGAATTGTCACCGCCGCTTTGTGTTACAAACTGTTGGTAGGCTGGAAAAGGCGGGATACAATTCAGTCTGACG ATGTCATCTTGTAA
- the LOC123552537 gene encoding uncharacterized protein LOC123552537 isoform X1 has protein sequence MLYNNFQFTSYCTEQKRNMQSEGIGLLGRSQSVQETCCGPRIVWQGLTKKERRLFIFFITVTILCLTAAVAISIIRMTQLDHNSAKFTFCIVIVINAVSCMVFAILGPIFQRSSDFMIIIPAFGTGFIIAIIDGVDNWNKDSSFTKTSIILFCTSSVIAILVAIFKLVRYMMCNRMAMVSAGTSPHAQKLHVYKNSFRSVLLYDVQISFSVMALLWPEGPHFDLGDRIVILPAAAASIIMCIIGYIIVKIDERPKCYICLWFMYGVLWLGNLGFGLFMITEASLDMRNRGKTLAQDGIYIVALVICSVSIILRIVTAALCYKLLVGWKRRDTIQSDGVTVHSQDVHAFLQ, from the exons ATGTTATACAATAATTTTCAGTTCACATCTTACTGCACAGAACAGAAGAGGAATATGCAGTCGGAAGGTATAGGCTTACTGGGGAGGTCTCAATCGGTGCAGGAAACATGCTGCGGACCG CGAATTGTTTGGCAGGGCCTCACGAAAAAGGAACGCAGACtgttcatatttttcataacagTGACCATTCTGTGTTTGACAGCAGCCGTGGCAATAAGCATTATCCGAATGACGCAGCTTGACCACAACAGTGCTAAGTTTACCTTTTGCATTGTTATAGTCATAAATGCcg TTTCCTGTATGGTTTTTGCAATTCTTGGGCCAATTTTCCAACGCTCTTCGGATTTCATGATAATTATACCTGCATTTGGTACTGGATTCATAATTGCTATAATTGATGGGGTGGATAATTGGAATAAGGACTCGAGTTTTACAAAG ACGAGTATTATCTTGTTCTGCACGAGCAGTGTAATTGCAATACTAGTGGCGATCTTCAAACTGGTCAGGTACATGATGTGCAACAGAATGGCTATGGTATCAGCTGGTACGTCACCTCATGCACAGAAGCTTCATGTATATAAGAACTCATTCCGGAGTGTCCTTCTGTACGATGTTCAAATATCG TTCTCAGTGATGGCTTTGCTGTGGCCGGAAGGACCACATTTTGACCTTGGCGATAGGATTGTCATCCTCCCCGCAGCAGCAGCTAGCATTATCATGTGCATTATAGGGTATATAATT GTCAAAATAGATGAGAGGCCAAAGTGTTATATTTGTTTATGGTTCATGTATGGCGTTTTATGGCTGGGAAATTTGGGATTTGGTTTATTCATGATTACTGAA GCATCATTAGACATGAGAAACAGGGGGAAAACGTTGGCACAAGATGGAATTTACATTGTAGCTCTGGTTATATGTTCCGTGTCTATCATACTCAGAATTGTCACCGCCGCTTTGTGTTACAAACTGTTGGTAGGCTGGAAAAGGCGGGATACAATTCAGTCTGACG gcgtcactgttcatagtcaggatgtTCATGCTTTtcttcagtga